In Sphingomonas sp. R1, a single genomic region encodes these proteins:
- a CDS encoding TonB-dependent receptor family protein, which yields MSKYLFSAAVSAVLVASAAHAQSVHEDRRAELLRQRAAIDAELAKLDAPAPVSQTTPTAPASADEIFVTSKALSLTTQVSGQTVTTVDAAAFRNTPATTIADIVRLSPGIAVTQGNGPRDVSVSVRGSNARNSFGARNLQVFEDDFPVTQPDGLARFDLTDPHAYGAVDVVRGPSSARYGNYALGGAVNFRTRSGRDINGVEAGLDIGGDGFANLYATIGDGNASHDIAVFGSYVRGDGATGHTGYETGTINALARFELGTRDRVAVKLIYNEGEFRLSTRLSYNQYLANPYQQGCKAAASAAPGCGTISVLVNGVSGARIAQTADEGDLARNDRRTIIGTRYEHDLGPDTTWRTQATFDSRVVNQPTSATPFKGTLDSYNLTSDITHRGSIAGMAATSFLGVFYNYLDNQSYSFNKTPAGRNGFGALTQTVFGDVRNLGVRAREELQLTPTLQLIAGIGAERSILNVRQTAYSYPVAASPVLTLIPAERHFTNVAPEAALFWQAVDAVRLHARVGTGYGIPQAGNLFVTSAGVAGNNTSLKAQRNTGVDLGAEVALGSNFKAELTGYYEWFTNELVSQSAGVNLLAYTSNVPRSVHRGVELGVSWRPLPAVLPGAKLDASYSYNDQYYTDFRERLTAGGVSTLLNRNGKAIPGVVPNFLNVRGGYDQPAGPLRGLGGFAEITWRDRFFADNSNLLAMPGATLVNVNLHYDPPRGAGRLSFYASVQNLFDVTSVGSAAIIANSLNAATGAENPASVLANTTGSVYAGQPRTVYAGVKARF from the coding sequence ATGTCCAAATACCTGTTTTCGGCGGCCGTTTCGGCCGTCCTCGTCGCATCTGCGGCGCACGCCCAGTCCGTCCATGAGGATCGTCGCGCCGAGCTGCTGCGCCAACGGGCCGCGATCGACGCCGAGCTGGCGAAGCTCGATGCCCCCGCGCCCGTATCGCAGACCACGCCGACCGCGCCTGCGTCGGCCGACGAGATCTTCGTCACCAGCAAGGCGCTGTCGCTGACCACGCAGGTGAGCGGCCAGACGGTCACCACCGTCGATGCCGCGGCGTTCCGCAACACGCCTGCGACGACCATCGCCGACATCGTCCGCCTGTCCCCCGGCATCGCGGTGACCCAGGGCAACGGCCCGCGCGACGTGAGCGTGTCGGTTCGTGGCTCCAATGCGCGCAATTCCTTCGGCGCGCGCAATCTGCAGGTGTTCGAGGACGACTTCCCCGTCACCCAGCCCGACGGCCTCGCCCGCTTCGATCTGACCGACCCGCACGCCTATGGCGCGGTGGACGTGGTGCGCGGGCCCTCCTCGGCGCGCTACGGCAATTATGCGCTGGGCGGCGCGGTCAACTTCCGCACGCGCTCGGGGCGCGACATCAACGGCGTGGAGGCCGGCCTCGATATCGGTGGGGACGGTTTCGCCAACCTCTATGCCACGATCGGCGACGGCAACGCGTCGCACGACATCGCGGTGTTCGGCAGCTATGTCCGCGGCGACGGCGCGACCGGACATACGGGCTATGAAACCGGCACGATCAACGCGCTTGCGCGGTTCGAGCTGGGCACGCGCGACCGGGTGGCGGTGAAGCTGATCTACAACGAGGGCGAGTTCCGCCTCTCCACGCGCCTCTCGTACAACCAGTATCTCGCCAACCCCTATCAGCAGGGCTGCAAGGCGGCGGCGAGCGCGGCGCCGGGCTGCGGCACGATCTCGGTGCTGGTCAACGGCGTGAGCGGCGCGCGCATCGCCCAGACGGCGGACGAGGGCGACCTCGCCCGCAACGATCGCCGGACGATCATCGGCACCCGCTACGAGCATGACCTGGGGCCGGATACCACCTGGCGCACCCAGGCCACTTTCGACAGCCGGGTGGTCAACCAGCCGACCAGCGCGACGCCGTTCAAGGGCACGCTCGACAGCTACAACCTGACCTCAGACATCACCCACCGCGGCAGCATCGCGGGCATGGCGGCGACCAGCTTCCTGGGGGTGTTCTACAATTACCTCGACAACCAGAGCTACAGCTTCAACAAGACGCCGGCCGGCCGCAACGGCTTCGGCGCGCTGACCCAGACGGTGTTCGGCGACGTGCGCAACCTGGGGGTGCGCGCTCGCGAGGAGCTGCAGCTGACGCCCACGCTGCAGCTGATCGCGGGCATCGGTGCGGAGCGCTCGATCCTCAACGTCCGCCAGACGGCGTACAGCTATCCCGTCGCCGCCAGCCCGGTGCTCACCTTGATCCCGGCCGAGCGGCATTTCACCAACGTTGCGCCCGAGGCCGCGCTGTTCTGGCAGGCGGTCGACGCGGTGCGGCTGCACGCGCGGGTGGGGACCGGCTACGGCATCCCGCAGGCGGGCAATCTGTTCGTCACCAGCGCGGGCGTGGCGGGCAACAACACCAGCCTCAAGGCACAGCGCAACACCGGCGTCGATCTGGGTGCCGAGGTGGCGCTGGGCAGCAACTTCAAGGCGGAGCTGACCGGCTATTACGAATGGTTCACCAACGAACTGGTCAGCCAGTCGGCGGGCGTGAACCTGCTCGCCTATACCTCGAACGTGCCGCGCTCGGTGCATCGCGGCGTGGAACTGGGCGTCAGCTGGAGGCCGCTGCCGGCGGTGCTGCCGGGCGCCAAGCTCGACGCGAGCTACAGCTATAACGACCAATATTATACCGACTTCCGCGAGCGGCTGACCGCCGGCGGCGTCTCCACGCTACTCAACCGCAACGGCAAGGCGATCCCCGGCGTGGTGCCGAACTTCCTCAACGTGCGCGGCGGCTATGACCAGCCGGCGGGGCCGCTGCGGGGCCTGGGAGGGTTTGCCGAAATCACCTGGCGCGACCGCTTCTTCGCCGACAACAGCAACCTGCTGGCGATGCCCGGCGCGACGCTGGTCAACGTCAACCTGCACTATGATCCGCCGCGCGGGGCCGGGCGGCTGAGCTTCTACGCCTCGGTGCAGAACCTGTTCGATGTGACCAGTGTCGGCTCGGCCGCGATCATCGCCAACAGCCTCAACGCCGCCACCGGCGCGGAGAACCCGGCATCGGTGCTCGCCAACACCACCGGCTCGGTCTACGCGGGCCAGCCCCGCACGGTCTATGCCGGCGTCAAGGCGCGCTTCTGA
- a CDS encoding TonB-dependent receptor: MIDARSRLSRTTIFSLAGTASLIALAMAPTQAAAQDAAGTAAQADAPAQTTGDDIVVTGIRASLRSAQTIKRNSDTVVDAITAEDIGALPDRSVNEALQRVPGVAISRFASPSDSQHFSVQGSGVVVRGLNYVKSEFNGRDTFAVGGGREIGFSDVPSELVGSIEVYKNLTADMIEGGIAGTVSINARKPFDSAKDLAYFSASMNIGDMEKRGAPAVVGLVSKQFTTPGGSRIGVLLGGTYSQIRSQSQSIYFSGWLPRQNDDKNGNGVQDAGEGHTINAGTAYETTLFDAYPVPAGKTNVYTPLGPGFRDQHFNRERIGISAATQFENADRSLLVTAQYLRADSREAWVDHTLEAANWYNDITTVMPYGSTAPTYDSNGLAQTGTFGRAVSPGGWYVNAAGAPTYANALPQFVDNSYTLNLTNRNFITRSITQDASFNVKWRPTERLRFNFDGQYVASKTDNYDATVDGNSYGQITIDRTRDIPDIKFVTPGFNTANYFSSGNSIWINNASVNRAKNDGHEWAFQGDAEYDVSDTSFLRKLRVGGRYSDRSQVARTNDYNNWGSVSANWAYPAGAVSIAQAGPTSVLTFDNFLRGTVTQPPSAAYIPIDILTDDAKLMQYVRNAVKLGGNVGSYVPLQDRTNVNGGPLVDGYFRDNEIYRNSERTFAAYVRADFGVDAPFGGATKLSGNVGLRWVHTEDKAYGGVTFPTASTVFQPDSAGVNADGTPRPARWSTIPQYCAYVAANPGQFNPTPPLCTIPLQDALNAYAFANGASVADVAQQKFNHWLPSLNVRLDLTTKFLMRFAASKAISRPNFGDLRNFIGIAPAGGNRSGLYGFSLQGRNPYLRPIEANQFDLTAEWYFARVGQLTGTLFYKTLDNIILDNSPFTRTFTNNGQTYTVTGNGPVNASGTGRVKGAEVSYQQTYDFLPGLLRGLGLQASYTYVSTNSLPNTPPANTPADGNRPVMDVTGLYDNLPLAGLSKHNVNVAAFYDLKGFYARAAYSWRSKYLLSNRDCCFPFLPVYAQAAGQLDASLFYTVTKTFKIGLEAANLLDTTTKTTYLLNKNGLEAPRNYFKSDRQYTISVRLTM, translated from the coding sequence ATGATCGACGCACGCTCGCGCCTTTCGCGCACCACCATCTTTTCGCTCGCAGGCACCGCTTCGCTGATCGCGCTGGCGATGGCACCGACGCAGGCTGCCGCGCAGGATGCTGCCGGCACCGCCGCCCAGGCCGATGCGCCTGCGCAGACGACCGGCGACGACATCGTCGTCACCGGCATCCGCGCCAGCCTGCGCAGCGCCCAGACCATCAAGCGCAATTCCGACACCGTTGTCGATGCAATCACCGCCGAGGATATCGGCGCGCTGCCCGATCGCTCCGTCAACGAGGCGCTGCAGCGCGTGCCCGGCGTGGCGATCAGCCGCTTCGCGTCGCCGTCGGACTCGCAGCACTTCTCGGTACAGGGCTCCGGCGTGGTCGTCCGCGGCCTCAATTATGTGAAGAGCGAATTCAACGGGCGCGATACCTTCGCCGTTGGCGGCGGTCGCGAGATCGGCTTCAGCGACGTGCCGTCCGAACTGGTCGGCTCCATTGAGGTGTACAAAAATCTAACCGCCGACATGATCGAAGGCGGCATCGCCGGCACGGTCAGCATCAACGCGCGCAAGCCTTTCGATAGCGCGAAGGACCTCGCCTATTTCTCCGCGTCGATGAACATCGGTGACATGGAGAAGCGCGGCGCGCCCGCCGTAGTGGGTCTCGTCTCCAAGCAGTTCACGACGCCCGGCGGCAGCCGGATCGGCGTGCTGCTGGGCGGCACCTACTCGCAGATCCGCTCGCAGAGCCAGTCGATCTACTTCTCGGGCTGGCTGCCGCGCCAGAATGACGACAAGAACGGCAACGGCGTGCAGGATGCGGGCGAAGGTCACACGATCAACGCCGGCACTGCCTATGAAACGACACTGTTCGACGCCTATCCGGTGCCGGCCGGCAAGACCAATGTCTACACGCCCCTCGGGCCGGGCTTCCGCGACCAGCATTTCAACCGCGAGCGGATAGGCATTTCCGCCGCGACGCAGTTCGAGAATGCCGATCGCTCGCTGCTGGTAACGGCGCAATATCTGCGCGCCGACAGCCGCGAGGCCTGGGTCGACCATACGCTGGAAGCCGCCAACTGGTACAACGACATCACCACCGTGATGCCCTATGGCAGCACCGCGCCTACCTATGACAGCAACGGCCTTGCCCAGACCGGCACGTTCGGTCGCGCGGTCTCGCCGGGTGGCTGGTACGTCAACGCCGCGGGGGCGCCGACCTATGCCAACGCGCTGCCGCAGTTCGTCGACAACAGCTACACGCTGAACCTGACCAACCGGAACTTCATCACCCGTTCGATCACGCAGGATGCTTCGTTCAACGTGAAGTGGCGGCCAACCGAACGCCTGCGCTTCAATTTCGACGGCCAGTATGTCGCGTCGAAGACCGACAATTACGACGCGACCGTGGACGGCAATTCCTACGGCCAGATCACCATCGACCGCACCCGCGACATTCCCGACATCAAGTTCGTGACGCCCGGGTTCAACACCGCGAACTATTTCAGCAGCGGCAACAGCATCTGGATCAACAACGCCAGCGTGAATCGCGCCAAGAATGACGGTCATGAATGGGCCTTTCAGGGCGATGCCGAATATGACGTGAGCGACACCTCGTTCCTGCGCAAGCTGCGCGTTGGGGGCCGCTATTCGGACCGTTCGCAGGTGGCGCGTACCAACGATTACAACAACTGGGGGTCGGTCTCCGCCAACTGGGCCTATCCGGCCGGCGCCGTCTCGATCGCCCAGGCCGGCCCGACCTCGGTGCTGACGTTCGACAACTTCCTGCGCGGCACCGTCACCCAGCCGCCCAGCGCCGCGTATATTCCGATCGACATCCTCACCGATGACGCGAAGCTGATGCAGTATGTTCGTAACGCGGTGAAGTTGGGCGGCAATGTCGGCAGCTACGTGCCGCTGCAGGACCGCACCAACGTCAACGGCGGCCCGCTGGTCGACGGCTATTTCCGCGACAACGAGATCTACCGGAACAGCGAGCGTACCTTCGCCGCCTATGTCCGCGCGGACTTCGGCGTGGATGCACCATTCGGCGGGGCGACCAAGCTGAGCGGCAATGTCGGCTTGCGCTGGGTGCACACCGAGGACAAGGCCTATGGTGGCGTCACCTTCCCGACCGCGAGCACGGTGTTCCAGCCGGACAGCGCCGGGGTGAATGCCGATGGTACGCCGCGCCCGGCCCGCTGGAGCACGATCCCGCAATATTGCGCCTATGTCGCGGCCAATCCGGGCCAGTTCAATCCGACGCCGCCGCTGTGCACCATCCCGCTGCAGGATGCGCTCAACGCCTATGCCTTCGCCAACGGTGCTTCGGTGGCGGACGTGGCCCAGCAGAAGTTCAACCACTGGCTGCCGTCGCTTAACGTCCGGCTGGACCTGACGACCAAGTTCCTGATGCGCTTCGCGGCATCGAAGGCGATCTCGCGCCCGAACTTTGGCGACCTGCGCAACTTCATCGGTATCGCACCGGCGGGCGGCAACCGCTCCGGCCTGTACGGTTTCTCGCTGCAGGGCCGGAACCCCTATCTGCGCCCGATCGAAGCCAACCAGTTCGACCTCACCGCCGAATGGTATTTCGCGCGCGTCGGCCAGCTGACCGGCACGCTGTTCTACAAGACGCTCGACAACATCATTCTCGACAACTCGCCGTTCACCCGCACCTTCACCAACAACGGCCAGACCTACACCGTCACCGGCAACGGCCCGGTGAACGCGTCGGGCACCGGTCGGGTGAAGGGCGCCGAGGTGTCCTACCAGCAGACCTATGATTTCCTGCCGGGCCTGCTGCGCGGGCTGGGGCTGCAGGCGAGCTACACCTATGTCTCGACCAACAGCCTGCCGAACACCCCGCCGGCGAATACGCCCGCGGACGGCAACCGGCCGGTGATGGACGTGACCGGCCTGTACGACAACCTCCCGCTTGCGGGCCTGTCGAAGCACAATGTCAACGTCGCTGCGTTCTACGACCTCAAGGGCTTCTATGCCCGCGCGGCGTACAGCTGGCGTTCGAAGTATCTGTTGAGCAACCGCGACTGCTGCTTCCCCTTCCTGCCGGTCTATGCGCAGGCGGCGGGCCAGCTCGACGCGTCGCTGTTCTACACGGTCACCAAGACCTTCAAGATCGGCCTCGAGGCGGCCAACCTCCTCGATACGACGACGAAGACGACCTATCTGCTCAACAAGAACGGCCTCGAAGCGCCGCGCAACTACTTCAAGAGCGATCGCCAGTACACGATCAGCGTTCGCCTGACGATGTGA
- a CDS encoding PepSY-associated TM helix domain-containing protein translates to MTHTHRRRWPSYAAVWRWHFYAGLFCVPFVLWLAVTGSIYLFRPQVEALIDAPYANLAITGPRASAADQAAAAVRAVPGSVLHRYQLPETDTQAVQVIVGKGKEETRVYVHPQTLAVLKTVDEDSRLMRVIFRLHGELLAGTPGSYLVELAASWTIVMLLSGLFLWWPRGGGLGGVLYPRLTAGGRRFWRDLHGVTGFWVSAFALFLLVSGLPWAKSWGGYLKAVRQVVEGHPVKQDWTTGTAEELRRRAAMDAGTRAMMGEHAEHHGMAMAHPSGSLVPLDRLIATLGPLRLATPVLVSPPTGPGQPWTAKSDAANRPLRTDLTLDGETGKILTRKDFAQRRLVDRLVGWGVAIHEGQAFGWLNQLLNLLTALGLILLAISSTVLWWRRRPEGVLGAPRAGATGPAAIAFFALVVLLGLLLPLMGASLLAMLLVERFVLAHLPAPRRWLGLA, encoded by the coding sequence ATGACGCACACGCACCGCCGCCGCTGGCCGAGCTATGCCGCGGTCTGGCGCTGGCATTTCTACGCCGGGCTGTTCTGCGTGCCGTTCGTGCTGTGGCTGGCGGTCACCGGATCGATCTACCTGTTCCGCCCGCAGGTGGAGGCGCTGATCGACGCGCCCTATGCCAACCTCGCGATCACCGGTCCGCGCGCCTCGGCGGCGGACCAGGCGGCGGCGGCGGTGCGGGCGGTGCCGGGATCGGTGCTCCACCGCTACCAGCTGCCCGAGACCGACACCCAGGCGGTGCAGGTGATCGTCGGCAAGGGGAAGGAAGAGACGCGCGTCTATGTCCACCCACAGACGCTCGCGGTGCTCAAGACCGTGGACGAGGATTCGCGGCTGATGCGGGTGATCTTCCGCCTGCACGGCGAGCTGCTGGCGGGCACCCCCGGCTCCTATCTGGTGGAGCTGGCGGCGTCCTGGACGATCGTGATGCTGCTCTCCGGCCTGTTCCTCTGGTGGCCGCGCGGCGGGGGACTGGGCGGCGTGCTCTACCCTCGGCTTACCGCGGGCGGGCGGCGCTTCTGGCGGGACCTGCACGGCGTCACCGGCTTCTGGGTATCGGCCTTTGCGCTGTTCCTGCTCGTCTCCGGCCTGCCCTGGGCGAAGAGCTGGGGCGGCTATCTCAAGGCGGTGCGGCAGGTGGTGGAGGGCCATCCGGTCAAGCAGGACTGGACCACCGGCACCGCCGAGGAACTCCGCCGCCGCGCCGCGATGGACGCCGGCACCCGCGCGATGATGGGTGAGCATGCCGAGCATCACGGCATGGCGATGGCGCATCCGTCCGGATCGCTGGTGCCGCTCGACCGGCTGATCGCGACGCTGGGGCCGCTGCGGCTGGCGACGCCGGTGCTGGTGTCGCCGCCCACCGGCCCCGGCCAGCCCTGGACCGCCAAGTCCGATGCCGCCAACCGCCCGCTGCGCACCGATCTGACGCTCGACGGCGAGACCGGCAAGATCCTTACCCGCAAGGACTTCGCCCAGCGGCGGCTGGTCGATCGGCTCGTCGGCTGGGGCGTGGCGATCCATGAGGGGCAGGCGTTCGGCTGGCTCAACCAGCTGCTCAACCTGCTGACCGCGCTCGGGCTGATCCTGCTCGCGATCAGCAGTACGGTGCTGTGGTGGCGAAGGCGGCCCGAGGGCGTGCTCGGGGCCCCGCGCGCTGGCGCGACCGGGCCGGCGGCGATCGCCTTCTTCGCGCTGGTGGTGCTGCTCGGGCTGCTCCTGCCGCTGATGGGGGCGAGCCTGCTCGCGATGCTGCTCGTCGAGCGATTTGTGCTGGCGCATCTGCCGGCCCCGCGGCGCTGGCTGGGGCTCGCCTGA
- a CDS encoding DUF2946 family protein — protein MTSLRRHLLEHRLLCGWLIAAALLMKAVVPAGFMPVASGNTLVLGFCSGYGPQTMVVTIPGKEDRSGSDEQARKHAMPCVFSGLSMPGLSGVDPVLLVLAIAFVVALAIRTATAIPIVARVYLRPPLRGPPLFA, from the coding sequence GTGACCAGCTTGCGCCGCCACCTGCTTGAGCATCGCCTGCTGTGCGGCTGGCTGATCGCGGCTGCGCTGCTGATGAAGGCCGTGGTGCCGGCGGGGTTCATGCCGGTTGCGTCGGGCAACACGCTCGTGCTCGGCTTCTGCTCCGGATACGGGCCCCAGACGATGGTGGTGACGATCCCCGGCAAGGAGGACCGCTCCGGCTCGGACGAGCAGGCGCGGAAGCATGCGATGCCGTGCGTCTTTTCCGGCCTGTCGATGCCCGGCCTGTCCGGCGTCGATCCGGTGCTGCTGGTCCTCGCGATCGCCTTCGTGGTGGCGCTGGCGATCCGCACCGCCACCGCGATCCCGATCGTCGCGCGCGTCTATCTGCGACCGCCGCTGCGAGGACCGCCGCTTTTCGCCTGA
- a CDS encoding tryptophan 7-halogenase has product MAEPRPLNRLGIVGGGPVALLAAIALARALPTSDVFLLPCAVPEAALADHAVSGGAALRSLHARIGIGERLLLARAAASHCLAIHVEGIGAQPDFWLGHGAAVRDAAGGFAGEPSLAAVLAEAERFLDPGAAGGDLIDPVLRFDPAAYRAGLTMLARQARVRELAPAAGLVGEGGIALADGTHFEADLLIDATGSGWIRSAAGQSGWTEADGPARSCRGSTAPQMSLRDRLLGRGGAFLHEQPGLSATTWTGSWEAMADEQRVLDAFASAAGAIPDPVFSIAPGRLATAWQGRVVAIGDAAARFAPTAGLNLHLAAAQILLLLDLLPCGTPPFVETAEYNRRSALLAQDALDFVAYLHGGIRSPALAQRIDQFARRGWVPVLAEGCVSVDLWAQLLAGLGHGPGKLPRRTAMPEAEAAAAAEARAGTRATRLADAMPYARWRASRA; this is encoded by the coding sequence ATGGCTGAGCCGCGGCCGCTGAACCGCCTCGGCATTGTGGGTGGCGGCCCGGTCGCGCTGCTCGCCGCGATTGCGCTGGCCCGGGCGCTGCCTACCAGCGACGTGTTCCTGCTGCCCTGCGCGGTGCCGGAAGCGGCGCTCGCCGACCATGCGGTGTCGGGCGGCGCGGCGCTGCGGTCGCTGCATGCCCGGATCGGCATCGGCGAGCGGCTGCTGCTCGCGCGCGCCGCGGCCAGCCACTGCCTGGCGATCCACGTGGAGGGGATCGGCGCGCAGCCCGATTTCTGGCTGGGCCACGGCGCCGCGGTGCGCGACGCAGCCGGCGGCTTCGCAGGCGAACCTTCGCTTGCCGCGGTGCTGGCGGAGGCCGAGCGGTTCCTGGACCCGGGCGCGGCGGGCGGCGATCTGATCGATCCGGTGCTGCGCTTCGATCCGGCGGCGTATCGTGCGGGTCTGACGATGCTGGCGCGCCAGGCGCGGGTGCGGGAGTTGGCGCCCGCGGCAGGGCTCGTCGGCGAGGGCGGTATCGCGCTCGCGGACGGAACGCACTTCGAGGCCGATCTGCTGATCGACGCAACGGGCTCCGGCTGGATTCGCAGCGCTGCCGGACAGAGCGGGTGGACCGAGGCCGACGGTCCCGCGCGAAGCTGCCGCGGATCGACCGCGCCGCAGATGAGCCTGCGCGACCGGCTGCTCGGGCGAGGCGGCGCGTTCCTGCACGAACAGCCGGGCCTGTCCGCGACCACCTGGACCGGGAGCTGGGAGGCGATGGCGGACGAGCAGCGTGTGCTGGACGCCTTCGCATCGGCGGCCGGCGCAATCCCGGACCCGGTCTTCTCGATCGCTCCCGGCCGTCTCGCGACGGCATGGCAGGGCCGCGTTGTCGCGATCGGCGACGCCGCGGCGCGCTTTGCGCCTACGGCAGGCCTCAACCTGCACCTCGCGGCCGCGCAGATTCTGCTGTTGCTGGACCTGCTGCCCTGCGGCACGCCCCCGTTTGTGGAGACCGCGGAATATAACCGCCGATCCGCGCTTCTCGCCCAGGACGCGCTGGATTTCGTGGCATACCTGCATGGCGGCATACGGTCGCCGGCGCTCGCGCAGCGGATCGACCAGTTCGCCCGGCGCGGCTGGGTGCCCGTATTGGCCGAAGGGTGCGTGTCGGTCGATTTGTGGGCGCAATTGCTCGCCGGGCTCGGTCACGGACCCGGCAAGCTGCCGCGGCGCACGGCGATGCCGGAGGCGGAGGCGGCTGCAGCCGCCGAAGCACGCGCGGGCACCCGTGCGACCCGGCTCGCAGATGCGATGCCCTATGCACGCTGGCGCGCATCCCGGGCATGA
- a CDS encoding tryptophan halogenase family protein, whose protein sequence is MDEEGKRRVVIVGGGTAGWMTAAALVHQLGPLVSVRLVESAEIGIVGVGEATFPHLRLFLRRLGIEEAAFMAATHATYKLGIVFNDFGALGEEYMHGFAGFGEPVAGVPFHHYWLRMHREAQGSAIGDYSIAVAAARARRFHPPCDDLGGEGAFSYAYQFDATRFAPFLRDFACGLGAERIEATVRHVARDAERGDVTALELADGSRVEGDLFIDCSGFRSLLLGETLGEDWESWSDWLPCDRAVAMPCTRPPGEIEPFTRAIGMSSGWRWRIPLQHRLGNGYVFSSAYLSEDAATAELAGVLEGTPLAEPRILKFRPGRRRRAWAHNVIGIGLASGFLEPMESTSIYLVQVAIDWLLELFPLGAVEEGDRTTFNALIDFEYARIRDFLILHYHATRRDDSPFWNRMRTMELPESLAERLALWRRSARVAHYGRGPFLEPSWVAVLLGQGIRPDAWDARAQLPDRARLEGAMAALRADVDRRVGSMPDHAAYLHDLIGGEALDG, encoded by the coding sequence TTGGACGAGGAAGGCAAGCGCCGAGTCGTGATCGTCGGCGGCGGCACCGCGGGCTGGATGACTGCAGCGGCGCTCGTCCACCAATTGGGCCCGCTGGTATCCGTCCGGCTGGTCGAATCCGCCGAGATCGGCATTGTCGGCGTCGGCGAGGCGACCTTCCCGCATCTTCGCCTGTTCCTCCGCCGCCTCGGCATCGAGGAGGCCGCGTTCATGGCCGCCACCCACGCCACCTACAAGCTGGGCATCGTGTTCAACGATTTCGGTGCGCTGGGCGAGGAGTATATGCACGGCTTCGCCGGGTTCGGCGAGCCGGTGGCAGGCGTGCCCTTTCACCACTACTGGCTGCGGATGCACCGCGAGGCGCAGGGTTCGGCGATCGGCGATTATTCGATCGCAGTGGCAGCGGCCCGGGCACGACGGTTCCATCCGCCCTGCGACGACCTGGGAGGCGAGGGCGCGTTCAGCTATGCCTATCAGTTCGACGCGACGCGCTTCGCGCCCTTCCTGCGCGACTTCGCCTGCGGACTGGGCGCCGAGCGGATCGAGGCGACCGTGCGCCATGTCGCACGCGATGCGGAACGCGGCGACGTGACGGCGCTGGAGCTGGCGGACGGATCGCGGGTAGAGGGCGATCTCTTCATCGACTGTTCGGGCTTTCGCAGCCTCCTGCTCGGCGAAACGCTGGGCGAGGATTGGGAGAGCTGGAGCGACTGGCTGCCGTGCGACCGCGCCGTCGCCATGCCGTGCACCCGGCCACCCGGCGAGATCGAGCCCTTCACGCGCGCGATCGGCATGTCGTCCGGCTGGCGGTGGCGGATCCCGCTCCAGCATCGACTGGGCAACGGCTATGTGTTCAGCAGCGCCTATCTGAGCGAGGACGCCGCCACCGCCGAGCTCGCCGGCGTGCTGGAAGGGACGCCGCTGGCCGAGCCCCGCATCCTGAAATTCCGACCCGGGCGGCGGCGGCGTGCCTGGGCGCACAATGTGATCGGCATCGGCCTTGCCTCCGGGTTTCTGGAGCCGATGGAGTCGACGAGCATCTATCTCGTGCAGGTGGCGATCGACTGGCTGCTCGAACTCTTTCCGCTCGGTGCCGTGGAAGAGGGCGACCGGACGACGTTCAACGCGCTGATCGATTTCGAATATGCCCGGATCCGCGACTTCCTGATCCTCCACTATCACGCCACCCGGCGGGACGATTCGCCCTTCTGGAACCGGATGCGGACGATGGAACTGCCCGAAAGCCTGGCCGAGCGGCTGGCACTGTGGCGGCGTTCCGCGCGGGTCGCGCATTATGGTCGCGGCCCGTTCCTGGAGCCGAGCTGGGTCGCGGTGCTGCTCGGGCAGGGCATCCGGCCGGACGCCTGGGATGCGCGCGCCCAGCTCCCCGATCGCGCGCGGCTGGAGGGCGCGATGGCGGCGCTTCGTGCCGATGTCGACCGGCGGGTGGGCAGCATGCCGGACCATGCCGCCTATCTGCACGACCTGATCGGTGGGGAGGCGCTGGATGGCTGA